Proteins encoded together in one Marispirochaeta sp. window:
- a CDS encoding response regulator, which translates to MIPVMIVDDEALIRSLILRSVDWNELGFNVVAQAENSEEALDYARQYVPRLAVVDINIPYINGLDLADRLRTMYPKMVIIILTGYEEFSYARRAIHIGVLNYLLKPIDPEELRNSLEAARKVILEEERSLYRRGTRDSDSRQEEDPRGDFLRALLGRSANLVPRDIKNGFRLFGIGVAEEDIAVIIIKTRGETPLSIERLRQLLDPMIEGAFSALELVSVGENTAVLLANLGPDAVNNTEDFLYAAAVSLRRRIAVEAVELKLRCTLAIGSIASTPERLGEAYANANKALGERFYCGEDKVYRWQPESEGAKESSSYRSPVDRNSLLVLLRSGSEAEISELIKHLFQELRLQRPRRQYCEMAVMDFVSVLIEFLDENSIGLSSMFRDGSDALAAVQALESLPDIQVWLEQFVARIFERLRGNVKSRTQMIVKKAKDYIEGNYQDAALSLDRIADHISVTPSYISGVFKKQLGISIISYLTDYRIRQAMSLMDRDPLLTVGEVAEAVGYADAFYFSKVFRKQAGISPSAYARRKRPSKK; encoded by the coding sequence GTGATTCCCGTAATGATAGTTGATGATGAGGCACTGATCCGCAGCCTCATACTTCGATCTGTGGACTGGAATGAGCTCGGTTTCAATGTCGTTGCTCAGGCGGAGAACAGCGAAGAGGCTTTGGACTATGCCAGGCAGTATGTGCCCCGTCTGGCGGTGGTGGATATAAATATTCCCTATATAAATGGTCTGGATCTCGCGGACAGGCTGAGGACCATGTATCCAAAGATGGTGATCATTATTCTGACGGGATACGAAGAGTTCAGTTACGCCAGACGCGCAATTCACATTGGCGTACTGAATTATCTGTTGAAACCCATCGATCCTGAAGAGCTCCGCAATTCCCTTGAAGCAGCCCGCAAGGTAATCCTGGAGGAGGAGAGGTCCCTCTACCGGAGAGGAACAAGGGATTCCGATTCCCGGCAGGAAGAGGATCCCCGGGGTGATTTCCTGCGGGCTCTTCTTGGCAGATCGGCTAATCTGGTTCCCCGGGACATTAAGAATGGATTCCGACTTTTTGGTATAGGTGTGGCAGAAGAGGATATCGCCGTAATCATTATAAAGACCAGGGGAGAGACTCCTCTCTCGATTGAAAGACTTCGTCAGCTTCTTGATCCGATGATCGAAGGGGCGTTTTCTGCCCTTGAACTTGTTTCTGTCGGAGAGAATACGGCGGTACTGCTCGCCAATCTGGGGCCTGATGCTGTGAATAATACGGAGGATTTCCTGTATGCGGCTGCAGTATCCCTGCGGCGGCGCATTGCCGTCGAGGCCGTTGAGCTGAAGCTCCGCTGTACCCTGGCAATCGGTTCTATCGCGTCCACCCCGGAGCGGCTTGGTGAAGCTTACGCAAATGCGAATAAGGCTCTGGGGGAACGTTTCTATTGCGGTGAGGATAAGGTCTATCGCTGGCAGCCGGAGAGCGAGGGAGCAAAGGAGAGCAGCTCGTACAGATCTCCTGTGGACAGGAATTCCCTGCTGGTTTTACTGCGAAGTGGCAGTGAAGCTGAAATCTCTGAATTGATAAAGCATCTCTTCCAGGAACTGCGGCTTCAGCGGCCCCGTCGTCAATACTGCGAGATGGCAGTAATGGACTTTGTTTCCGTCCTGATTGAGTTTCTTGATGAAAACTCCATCGGACTGTCCAGTATGTTTCGGGACGGATCTGATGCCCTTGCGGCAGTACAGGCCCTGGAGTCCCTGCCGGATATACAGGTATGGCTGGAACAGTTTGTCGCGCGAATCTTTGAACGTCTTCGTGGTAATGTTAAATCCCGGACACAAATGATCGTAAAAAAGGCAAAAGACTACATCGAGGGTAATTATCAGGACGCGGCCCTCAGTCTGGACAGGATCGCGGACCATATTTCCGTGACTCCCAGTTACATAAGCGGTGTATTCAAGAAACAGCTGGGTATCTCCATTATCAGCTATCTGACAGACTACAGGATTCGACAGGCAATGAGCCTGATGGACAGGGATCCCCTGCTCACTGTGGGGGAGGTCGCCGAAGCGGTAGGCTACGCCGACGCTTTTTACTTCAGCAAGGTTTTCAGAAAGCAGGCGGGAATATCGCCATCCGCCTACGCCCGCCGCAAGCGGCCGTCTAAAAAGTAA
- a CDS encoding sensor histidine kinase — MKRVFSGISGWYRDLSISRKIYLPNFLIILLLIGVTVYMANKVASDMLIQRTSETTKQSMDIIIQSLNGVLNSIEEAGAKVSREETVQAVLRKLQGTDPEENTDHYFLVRSALQKVTYLRNVIDGLTLYTSEGVRVGIGNISDNNFSTSPLLNREIAELIIHNSGRNIWLDLGKHGYSGINQGIVGLTMLRSIVHEESGEILGILQISVSDSIFSSLYSHLDYGRTGRFMVVDHNGALVYPEMRFQGPFADMLNDSYLSWIGQEFREGRIQRSAEGDLLVLSQRVDRLNWTIIGIVSLTELLAFGQRFTRLVYIIGALGVGLELAFAFLIARGISKPIVSLSESMSDAASGDLSIRLEEDRRDEIGELTGAFNHMLHRMSDLMDRVYIHHQRERELELMALQSQINPHFLYNTLESISSLAQLGRNDDAYNLAKSVSLFYRGVLSNGRPVISIREEVQTIRHYLNIQKTRYQEKLNFEIDVDENVLEQRIVKLSLQPLVENSIYHGLKASRREGFIRVSGKRLEGSVCLTVEDNGAGIEPNRLEDVLRQRQKERDGLGGFGLSSVDQRLKQCFGESCGLSIESSFGDWTRVNITVPFDIQNSQDQEDFE, encoded by the coding sequence GTGAAGCGTGTATTCAGCGGCATTTCCGGCTGGTACCGGGACCTGTCGATAAGCAGGAAAATCTATCTGCCGAATTTTCTCATTATCCTGCTTCTTATTGGCGTTACTGTGTATATGGCTAACAAGGTTGCCTCGGACATGCTGATCCAGCGGACCTCGGAGACGACAAAGCAGAGCATGGATATTATTATCCAGAGTCTCAATGGGGTGCTAAACAGTATCGAGGAGGCAGGGGCCAAGGTTTCCAGGGAGGAGACGGTACAGGCGGTCTTGAGAAAGCTTCAGGGGACGGACCCGGAAGAAAACACTGACCACTATTTTCTTGTGCGCTCCGCCCTGCAAAAAGTCACGTACCTGCGCAACGTAATTGATGGTCTTACCCTTTATACCAGTGAAGGGGTCAGGGTAGGAATCGGAAACATATCGGACAACAACTTTTCTACCTCCCCGCTTCTAAACCGCGAAATAGCCGAATTAATCATTCACAACAGCGGCCGGAATATCTGGCTGGACCTGGGAAAGCACGGATATTCCGGGATTAATCAGGGAATTGTGGGACTGACCATGCTGCGCAGTATTGTGCACGAAGAGAGCGGGGAAATCCTTGGTATCCTGCAGATCAGCGTCAGTGATTCCATCTTTTCTTCCCTCTACAGCCATCTGGATTACGGCCGAACCGGTCGTTTCATGGTAGTGGATCACAACGGGGCCCTGGTCTATCCGGAAATGAGGTTTCAGGGGCCCTTCGCGGACATGCTCAACGACTCGTATTTGTCCTGGATTGGTCAGGAATTCCGGGAGGGAAGGATCCAGCGGAGCGCCGAGGGAGACCTGCTTGTTCTTTCCCAGCGCGTTGACCGGTTGAACTGGACCATTATCGGCATAGTTTCGCTTACAGAGCTGCTTGCTTTTGGGCAGCGTTTTACCCGGCTGGTCTATATCATCGGGGCCCTTGGGGTAGGCCTGGAGCTGGCTTTCGCCTTCCTGATTGCCCGGGGTATATCGAAGCCTATAGTCTCGCTTTCTGAATCCATGAGCGATGCTGCATCCGGAGACCTTTCTATCCGCCTGGAGGAAGATCGGCGTGATGAGATCGGCGAGCTGACCGGTGCGTTTAACCATATGCTGCATAGAATGTCGGACCTGATGGACCGGGTCTATATACACCACCAGCGGGAGCGGGAGCTTGAGCTCATGGCCCTTCAGTCCCAGATAAATCCCCACTTTCTGTACAATACTCTGGAAAGTATCTCTTCCCTGGCACAGCTGGGACGTAACGACGATGCCTATAATCTGGCAAAATCAGTCTCTCTGTTTTACCGGGGGGTATTGAGCAACGGCCGTCCGGTAATTTCCATCCGGGAAGAAGTACAGACAATCCGGCATTATCTGAATATCCAGAAGACCCGTTACCAGGAGAAGCTGAATTTTGAAATTGATGTGGACGAGAATGTCCTTGAGCAGCGGATTGTAAAGCTGTCCCTGCAGCCTCTGGTGGAAAACTCGATTTACCATGGGCTCAAGGCTTCCCGTCGTGAGGGTTTTATAAGAGTCAGTGGAAAACGGTTGGAAGGCAGTGTCTGCCTGACTGTGGAGGACAATGGAGCGGGTATTGAGCCCAATCGTCTGGAAGATGTCCTCAGACAGCGTCAGAAAGAGCGTGACGGACTTGGCGGGTTTGGCCTTTCCAGTGTGGACCAGCGTCTCAAGCAGTGTTTCGGGGAGTCCTGCGGCCTCTCTATCGAAAGCAGTTTTGGAGATTGGACCAGAGTAAATATCACAGTTCCCTTTGACATACAGAATAGTCAGGATCAGGAGGACTTCGAGTGA
- a CDS encoding helix-turn-helix domain-containing protein codes for MLITSSLSHPSRFSRIFISVLSFSVIPVLILNLIFNYLTYRHARENYLLSVNDSLVSHALGVDEKIRGLENLISVIGRNPDVISFVIDPSLEDYQQHARITDLFVSFVGSYDFVSSIYLYSAGEGIILASNSGVSRVNVFYDTAWIDQFNRHFLGRNRLPTRIVTDSNGKISSLITILSNLPIGTWGKTAGLAINLNTEVLFSNLSAGSGSAGSLQVINVDGYILDHPELERIGNFVGNEAVFRTAASRDKGFFVHEESNTRHIVSFYTAPHTRWVFTYESDVDELIAFARGMLFVNLVIIILTLFLLLLIGLRVSRRLYYPLEQLGNSSEILEYARPVIREYTLYRLVFNRESEEADHQNMLHLCGLSVPEGRFRPLVFLIDGYSKLRRTLDPVSLRLVKDAMHKRIRARFPAESLWLSGLTEADTLCCLLKDDTDDDFYLDCAGDVVALVRRDFPFTVSCGIGKSCDSLGMLHLSYRQARGAVEQRFISGYASVHQYDDARGFTQKLSPAMECERNLIACVKSGNSGDIKFLLDSLLQLFTVCPGMETGLCRWILEETVYSLMEIQERNLLSSGEPGQSLFEEFREKETLEEVREWLLSVCRDTAALVQAEKTDKTAPNAKRIADYLDHNLDKPEVSLIDIGDAVGLSPSYVSRIFKEYFGTNYIDYLNRSRVEKAKAYLLDPDIPVGEVALRTGFSSLQTFIRVFKKYERIPPGKFRKLEAAKKEALS; via the coding sequence ATGCTGATAACATCCTCCCTTTCTCATCCCTCCCGTTTTTCCAGGATCTTCATATCCGTTTTGTCTTTCTCTGTTATCCCGGTTCTTATACTGAACCTGATCTTCAACTATCTGACCTACCGGCATGCCCGCGAAAACTATCTTCTGTCTGTGAATGATTCTCTCGTTTCCCATGCCCTGGGGGTGGATGAAAAAATCCGCGGACTGGAGAATCTCATTTCCGTTATTGGCCGCAATCCGGATGTCATCTCCTTTGTAATAGATCCTTCCCTGGAGGATTACCAGCAGCATGCCCGGATAACAGACCTCTTTGTTTCCTTTGTCGGGTCCTATGATTTTGTCTCCTCGATTTATCTCTATTCCGCCGGGGAGGGAATTATCCTCGCTTCCAACAGTGGGGTTTCACGGGTCAATGTATTTTACGATACAGCCTGGATCGATCAGTTCAATCGTCATTTCCTCGGCCGGAACCGGTTGCCCACCCGGATAGTGACGGACTCAAACGGTAAGATTTCTTCGCTTATAACAATTTTGAGCAATCTTCCCATCGGAACCTGGGGTAAAACCGCAGGGCTTGCCATTAATTTGAACACGGAGGTTCTTTTCTCAAATCTCAGCGCAGGCAGCGGATCTGCAGGCTCCTTACAGGTCATTAATGTCGATGGATACATCCTCGATCATCCTGAACTGGAGCGAATCGGCAATTTTGTCGGTAATGAGGCTGTCTTTAGAACCGCTGCTTCCAGAGACAAGGGTTTTTTTGTTCATGAAGAGTCGAATACCAGGCATATTGTCTCTTTTTATACTGCCCCCCATACCCGGTGGGTTTTTACCTACGAATCCGATGTGGACGAACTGATCGCTTTTGCCAGGGGAATGCTGTTCGTAAACCTGGTAATAATAATACTGACTCTTTTCCTTTTGCTGCTGATCGGGCTTCGGGTCTCCCGGCGGCTCTACTACCCCCTGGAGCAGCTGGGGAACTCTTCGGAGATCCTGGAATATGCCAGACCGGTTATCCGGGAGTATACCCTGTACCGGCTGGTTTTTAACCGGGAAAGCGAAGAGGCTGATCATCAGAATATGCTGCATCTCTGTGGTTTATCCGTACCGGAGGGGAGGTTCCGGCCCCTCGTTTTTCTGATTGACGGATATTCAAAACTGCGGCGAACCCTGGACCCTGTATCCCTCCGCCTGGTGAAAGATGCCATGCACAAGCGGATCCGTGCACGGTTTCCCGCAGAATCATTGTGGCTGAGCGGACTGACGGAGGCAGACACCCTCTGCTGCCTCCTGAAGGATGATACTGATGATGATTTCTACCTTGATTGTGCCGGGGATGTTGTTGCCCTGGTCCGCAGGGATTTTCCCTTTACCGTGAGCTGCGGTATCGGTAAAAGCTGTGACAGCCTGGGGATGTTACACCTGTCGTACCGGCAGGCCCGCGGAGCGGTGGAGCAGAGATTTATTTCCGGATACGCATCTGTACATCAGTACGACGATGCCCGGGGATTTACGCAGAAGCTTTCACCGGCCATGGAGTGCGAAAGAAATCTTATTGCCTGTGTTAAATCCGGGAACAGCGGCGATATCAAATTTCTTCTGGACAGCCTGCTTCAGCTGTTTACGGTGTGCCCTGGAATGGAGACTGGCCTCTGCCGATGGATCCTTGAGGAGACCGTCTACTCTCTAATGGAGATACAGGAACGAAATTTGCTGTCTTCGGGGGAACCGGGGCAGTCCCTGTTCGAGGAATTTCGGGAAAAAGAGACCCTGGAGGAGGTCCGTGAATGGCTCCTTTCTGTCTGCAGGGATACTGCCGCCCTGGTTCAGGCGGAAAAGACGGATAAAACCGCTCCCAACGCAAAGCGCATAGCCGATTATCTTGATCACAACCTGGATAAACCGGAAGTATCCCTTATAGACATTGGTGACGCCGTGGGTCTGAGTCCGAGTTACGTCAGTCGTATCTTTAAGGAATATTTCGGGACCAATTACATCGATTATCTGAATCGCAGCCGGGTGGAGAAGGCTAAGGCCTACCTGCTTGACCCGGATATCCCGGTGGGAGAGGTGGCCCTCAGGACTGGTTTCTCGAGTCTTCAGACCTTCATCCGGGTGTTTAAGAAGTATGAGAGGATCCCTCCAGGAAAATTCAGGAAACTCGAGGCCGCAAAAAAGGAAGCCCTGTCATGA
- a CDS encoding DctP family TRAP transporter solute-binding subunit has translation MKRALIVLTVLAVLTTGIFAEGSSEGAADSYTLRLSHVLPTDHQNHKTAVKFADLVKEKTGGKVNIEIFPAAQLGNEKEITDSVAMGTLDFALCGFGEVTKRFPVSGIFDGPFVFRNREHLAQVYKSDIFWDIMADMEEVGIQMVSPGYYGTRHVTTTDTVVKTPADLNGLKLRCPDQPMFVATTKAMGATPTPMAFSEVYLALQQGVADGQENPAAAITSMKFYEVQKYLVKTGHIIYGNHIFGSTRTLSKLPQELQAAIAEAGREVSGWWIEQSFADEDVLLKGLEDKGMTIVEPDKDAFISAAQFIYDEYESKWGEGLLEKLRAIQ, from the coding sequence ATGAAACGTGCTCTTATTGTACTTACTGTCCTTGCAGTCCTCACAACTGGCATCTTTGCCGAGGGCTCTTCCGAAGGCGCAGCCGATTCCTATACCCTGCGGCTTTCTCACGTTCTTCCCACAGACCACCAGAACCATAAGACGGCTGTAAAGTTCGCCGACCTGGTCAAAGAAAAGACCGGCGGAAAAGTAAACATCGAAATTTTTCCCGCCGCCCAACTCGGAAACGAGAAGGAGATTACCGATTCTGTGGCCATGGGCACCCTGGATTTTGCCCTCTGCGGATTTGGTGAAGTCACCAAGCGCTTCCCGGTATCCGGAATCTTCGACGGCCCCTTTGTGTTCAGGAACCGCGAACACCTGGCCCAGGTTTACAAAAGCGATATCTTCTGGGACATCATGGCAGACATGGAAGAGGTTGGAATACAGATGGTCTCCCCCGGCTACTACGGAACCCGTCACGTAACAACCACCGATACTGTAGTTAAAACCCCGGCTGACCTGAACGGTCTCAAGCTCCGCTGCCCGGACCAGCCCATGTTCGTGGCAACCACAAAAGCCATGGGCGCAACCCCCACTCCCATGGCCTTTTCAGAGGTTTACCTTGCCCTTCAGCAGGGTGTCGCCGACGGCCAGGAGAACCCGGCAGCGGCCATTACCTCCATGAAGTTCTACGAGGTCCAGAAATACCTGGTAAAGACAGGCCACATCATCTACGGAAATCATATCTTCGGCAGCACCCGGACCCTGTCCAAACTGCCCCAGGAGCTTCAGGCAGCTATCGCCGAAGCGGGCAGGGAAGTTTCCGGCTGGTGGATCGAGCAGTCCTTCGCTGATGAGGACGTTCTGCTTAAGGGCCTTGAGGACAAGGGAATGACCATAGTTGAACCGGACAAGGACGCCTTTATTTCCGCCGCCCAGTTTATCTACGATGAGTATGAATCAAAATGGGGTGAAGGCCTGCTGGAAAAGCTCAGAGCCATTCAGTAA
- a CDS encoding TRAP transporter small permease, with protein sequence MFNKTRGFLASMDTIFLITCLGVMGIVLFAQVVTRYVFQTPLVWSEEAARYLHVWIALFGINFGLRQNAHIRVTFFYDRMPGRIKGFVRVFSDIVILATIGVYLPGSVIFIQDQATIVSSAMEVNMGLVYIPSFIGFFVAFLYFLVQTFQSIRLVFSGHIEEVPALEETPATVAQGDQDQ encoded by the coding sequence ATGTTTAACAAAACCAGGGGATTTCTGGCCTCCATGGACACAATATTCCTGATAACCTGCCTTGGAGTAATGGGAATAGTGCTCTTTGCCCAGGTTGTAACCAGATATGTCTTTCAGACGCCCCTTGTATGGAGTGAAGAGGCCGCACGGTATCTTCACGTATGGATTGCACTTTTCGGCATTAATTTTGGATTGCGCCAGAATGCCCACATACGGGTCACCTTTTTTTATGACCGTATGCCGGGAAGAATCAAGGGATTCGTCCGTGTTTTCTCGGATATCGTCATTCTTGCCACCATCGGCGTTTACCTTCCCGGCTCAGTAATTTTTATACAGGACCAGGCCACAATCGTTTCCTCCGCCATGGAGGTCAATATGGGCCTGGTATATATCCCATCTTTCATCGGTTTTTTCGTGGCATTCCTCTATTTTCTGGTGCAGACCTTTCAGTCGATCCGCCTTGTATTCAGCGGGCATATTGAAGAGGTTCCAGCACTGGAAGAAACGCCAGCAACCGTAGCCCAGGGAGACCAGGACCAATGA
- a CDS encoding TRAP transporter large permease, translated as MIILFSVFSLLLIAGVPIAFCLFSSSIIYMLIYDLPIQMAAAKLVAGPDSFPLLAIAFFVLAGAIMNSGGITRRIFSFAEHLVGHLTGGLGHANVLASIIFSGMSGSAAADVGGLGAIELQAMRESGYSEDFSLAVTGGSSIIGPIIPPSIPAVVFGVASGVSIGRLFVAGIIPGFLMAAAMSILIYFQCRGYDHLKRKRAGIGEIATAFKISFFPLLTPVIIMGGIIGGIFTPTEAAIIAVFYALILGFTYKAITLRDLPRFLVETLNTTIGILFIIASASLFAWVLTISQFPQKFAITFMGLVSNKYVALILLNVFLLIVGCFMETTPAQMILVPILLPIFVSLGVDPVHFGIIMILNLMIGLMTPPLGLVLYVLSSVSKVSIERLSKTVLPYVIVIGIVLLFVTYIPQIVLFLPNLIYG; from the coding sequence ATGATAATTCTCTTCAGTGTTTTTTCCCTCCTGCTCATCGCTGGAGTACCCATAGCTTTCTGTCTTTTTTCCAGTTCCATTATTTACATGCTGATTTACGATCTTCCGATCCAGATGGCCGCCGCAAAACTCGTTGCCGGCCCGGATTCGTTTCCGCTTCTGGCTATCGCCTTTTTTGTCCTTGCAGGGGCAATCATGAATTCCGGAGGGATCACAAGGCGTATATTCTCCTTTGCCGAACACCTGGTGGGACACCTGACCGGAGGTCTGGGACATGCGAACGTGCTGGCCTCCATCATCTTTTCCGGAATGTCAGGTTCAGCGGCTGCCGATGTGGGAGGCCTGGGTGCAATTGAGCTTCAGGCCATGCGGGAATCCGGCTACAGTGAAGACTTCAGCCTGGCGGTAACCGGAGGCTCCTCCATTATAGGGCCCATTATTCCTCCCAGCATTCCCGCAGTTGTCTTCGGTGTTGCTTCGGGGGTATCCATCGGAAGACTCTTCGTGGCAGGGATTATTCCCGGTTTCCTGATGGCCGCAGCCATGTCCATACTGATCTACTTTCAATGCCGCGGCTACGATCATCTGAAACGTAAACGTGCCGGCATCGGTGAGATTGCCACAGCTTTCAAAATCTCCTTTTTCCCCCTCCTAACCCCGGTAATCATCATGGGGGGAATAATAGGGGGAATATTCACTCCCACGGAAGCAGCAATAATCGCCGTATTTTATGCCCTGATCCTCGGTTTTACCTACAAGGCAATCACCCTGCGGGACCTGCCGCGCTTCCTTGTGGAGACCCTTAACACGACCATCGGAATCCTCTTTATTATTGCCTCAGCCAGCCTTTTTGCCTGGGTGCTGACTATATCCCAGTTTCCCCAGAAGTTCGCCATTACCTTTATGGGACTTGTGAGCAATAAGTACGTGGCCCTTATTCTGCTTAACGTATTCCTTTTAATTGTTGGCTGCTTTATGGAAACGACCCCGGCCCAGATGATCCTGGTACCCATACTCCTGCCTATTTTTGTCTCCCTCGGGGTAGATCCGGTACACTTCGGTATCATCATGATCCTGAACCTGATGATCGGACTGATGACCCCTCCCCTGGGACTGGTACTGTATGTATTATCCAGTGTCTCCAAAGTTTCGATTGAAAGACTTTCGAAAACCGTATTACCTTATGTTATAGTTATAGGGATAGTTTTACTTTTTGTTACCTATATTCCGCAGATTGTTTTGTTCCTGCCGAATCTGATTTACGGCTAG
- a CDS encoding alcohol dehydrogenase catalytic domain-containing protein encodes MLQTRLPEAYTVEYRDVPVPEIGPDEVLIKIKRFGICGSDIQVYHGQHKYMTFPVVQGHEASGVLEKIGDTVSGLKVGQAVTVQPQIFCGKCQPCKTGHPNVCQNLQVYGVHTDGMAQEYFAVPAEKIIPLPEGCSFDDGALIEPITVGVGAIRRCGDVQDKSICILGAGPIGNFTAQVAQAKGAKVMVTDINQKKLDLASSMGIKDTINTENRDLKGCIADVFGPAGADIIIDCAGAPASLTSAIKSARPASKIVIVANFKVPVEVEIPLIQRQQIDVLGVMMYLKEDFFTAVDLVSQGKVTTDGIISEYFDIRKLKEAYEYIDEHRLDVNKVMMTFDE; translated from the coding sequence ATGTTACAAACACGATTGCCGGAAGCATATACCGTAGAATACCGGGACGTACCGGTACCGGAAATCGGCCCCGACGAGGTGCTGATTAAAATCAAGCGTTTTGGAATCTGCGGGTCGGATATCCAGGTCTACCACGGACAGCACAAGTACATGACCTTTCCTGTGGTTCAGGGCCATGAAGCCTCGGGAGTCCTGGAAAAGATCGGAGATACAGTCTCAGGGCTTAAGGTTGGGCAGGCTGTTACCGTTCAGCCCCAGATCTTCTGCGGGAAATGCCAGCCCTGTAAGACCGGACACCCCAATGTCTGCCAGAATTTACAGGTCTACGGTGTCCACACAGACGGCATGGCCCAGGAATATTTCGCCGTCCCCGCGGAAAAGATCATCCCACTGCCCGAGGGCTGCTCCTTTGACGACGGGGCCCTGATCGAACCCATTACCGTGGGGGTTGGAGCTATCCGGCGCTGCGGAGATGTGCAGGATAAAAGCATCTGCATCCTGGGAGCAGGGCCCATCGGAAATTTTACCGCCCAGGTGGCTCAGGCCAAAGGGGCCAAGGTCATGGTTACGGACATAAACCAGAAGAAACTTGACCTGGCCTCTTCCATGGGGATCAAAGACACCATCAATACGGAGAACAGGGACCTGAAGGGGTGCATAGCCGATGTCTTTGGCCCGGCGGGCGCGGACATCATTATTGACTGCGCCGGTGCCCCGGCAAGCCTGACTTCCGCTATAAAGAGCGCCCGGCCTGCTTCGAAAATCGTCATTGTGGCGAACTTCAAGGTTCCGGTGGAGGTGGAGATTCCCCTTATTCAGCGTCAGCAGATAGACGTGCTGGGGGTAATGATGTACCTCAAGGAGGATTTCTTTACCGCCGTGGATCTGGTCAGCCAGGGGAAGGTAACAACGGATGGAATCATCTCCGAATATTTCGATATCCGCAAGCTCAAAGAAGCTTATGAGTACATCGACGAACACCGGCTGGATGTGAACAAGGTAATGATGACCTTCGACGAATAG
- a CDS encoding ABC transporter ATP-binding protein, with protein sequence MSSIIRIEGLTKHFGTLVAVDNISFSIQEGICFGLLGPNGAGKTTTIEMMEGIIASTGGTILFRDQPIGPNFHEKVGIQFQHTALQEFITVEETLKLFSALYIKHRDLEEVIEICSLQDILKRDNRKLSGGQRQRLLLALALVNDPELVFLDEPTTGLDPQARRNFWSLIEKIRAEGKTVILTTHYMDEAQELCDEIAIMDHGHIIARDSPQNLLSAHFDGVLVRLPWGNSAPLPFSFSEKAIRINNHIEIHSQDVDATLHELIHAGVHLEGLAIHSPDLDDLFLKLTGSSLRS encoded by the coding sequence ATGAGCAGTATTATAAGAATCGAAGGACTTACAAAGCACTTCGGTACTCTTGTTGCGGTGGATAATATTTCCTTTTCCATTCAGGAGGGCATCTGTTTCGGACTCCTCGGACCCAACGGCGCTGGAAAGACTACCACCATCGAGATGATGGAGGGTATCATAGCCTCGACAGGAGGTACGATCCTGTTCCGCGACCAGCCAATCGGTCCAAACTTCCACGAGAAGGTTGGAATCCAGTTTCAGCACACCGCTCTGCAGGAATTTATTACCGTCGAGGAGACCCTGAAGCTATTTTCCGCTCTCTACATTAAGCACCGCGATCTGGAAGAAGTTATCGAGATCTGCAGCCTGCAGGACATTCTGAAACGGGATAACCGCAAGCTCTCCGGGGGACAGCGGCAGCGCCTGCTTCTTGCCCTGGCCCTGGTTAATGATCCGGAGCTGGTCTTCCTGGACGAACCCACTACAGGGCTGGACCCACAGGCCCGACGCAATTTCTGGTCCCTGATCGAGAAAATCAGGGCGGAAGGTAAAACCGTAATCCTGACGACCCACTATATGGATGAGGCACAGGAGCTCTGTGACGAGATCGCCATCATGGACCACGGGCACATTATCGCCCGGGACTCCCCGCAAAACCTGCTCTCCGCCCATTTCGACGGGGTACTGGTGCGGCTGCCCTGGGGTAATTCTGCGCCTCTTCCCTTCTCTTTCTCGGAGAAGGCGATCAGAATCAACAACCATATAGAGATTCACTCACAGGACGTCGATGCCACCCTCCACGAGCTGATCCACGCCGGGGTACATCTTGAGGGGCTCGCGATCCACTCTCCAGACCTGGACGACCTCTTTCTCAAACTGACAGGATCCTCCTTGCGGAGCTGA